A single Aspergillus chevalieri M1 DNA, chromosome 3, nearly complete sequence DNA region contains:
- a CDS encoding uncharacterized protein (COG:S;~EggNog:ENOG410PPP5;~InterPro:IPR036378,IPR000782,IPR040200;~PFAM:PF02469) — protein sequence MFNANADGPIVADILSKTRLVNTYASLTREFESALSHINNPSKNVTILAPRNSAIHKLPHKPWENPEDYERLGEVKAYEGREGKDRAQGNLKRFVEAHIVGVCPWREGEEAETLCGKKVRWVKEGDKTVIEPGHIEVDYVAEKVSNGEVWVLNGVLDPR from the exons ATGTTCAACGCCAACGCCGACGGCCCCATAGTCGCCGACATCCTCTCCAAAACCCGCCTAGTAAACACCTACGCGTCGCTAACCCGCGAATTCGAGTCCGCCCTCTCGCACATCAACAACCCCTCTAAGAACGTCACAATCTTGGCCCCGCGCAACTCCGCAATCCATAAACTGCCACATAAGCCCTGGGAGAATCCCGAGGATTATGAGCGGTTGGGTGAGGTAAAGGCGTATGAggggagggaggggaaggatCGGGCGCAGGGGAATTTGAAGAGGTTTGTGGAGGCACATATTGTGGGTGTTTGTCCGTggagggagggggaggaggctGAGACGCTTTGCGGGAAGAAAGTTAGGTGGGTGAAGGAGGGGGATAAGACGGTG ATTGAGCCTGGGCATATTGAGGTAGATTATGTTGCTGAGAAGGTGTCTAATGGTGAGGTTTGGGTCCTCAATGGGGTTCTTGACCCTCGTTAG
- a CDS encoding signal peptidase complex subunit 2 (BUSCO:EOG09265B95;~COG:U;~EggNog:ENOG410PQTS;~InterPro:IPR009582;~PFAM:PF06703;~TransMembrane:2 (i44-62o74-97i);~go_component: GO:0005787 - signal peptidase complex [Evidence IEA];~go_component: GO:0016021 - integral component of membrane [Evidence IEA];~go_process: GO:0006465 - signal peptide processing [Evidence IEA]): MATPKMPVYSGNDLKSTTDDALSPYLTTLPAPYTFTQDHSLTNIRFLLGYTAVAIAGATFYADRYLGWEATTSPWVIAAVAGYFVLNGIFTYWVWFVEGGEVFRGRRGSGEVISIRSSTKKHSPLYNLRVQYKTPSGKVLEDKVIETPFTTWFSADGAFHPEPLREWLAAEIEVLGLAAKETVKKTGGASSSVAPEDAGDEGVTKRR; the protein is encoded by the exons ATGGCAACACCCAAAATGCCCGTCTACTCGGGCAATG ACCTAAAATCCACCACCGATGACGCCCTCTCCCCCTACCTAACCACCCTCCCCGCGCCCTACACCTTCACCCAAGACCACTCCCTCACCAATATCCGCTTCCTACTTGGCTACACAGCCGTCGCGATCGCGGGCGCTACTTTCTACGCGGACCGGTATCTGGGCTGGGAAGCGACGACGTCGCCGTGGGTTATCGCGGCCGTCGCGGGATATTTCGTGTTGAATGGGATTTTCACGTATTGGGTTTGGTTTGTGGAGGGTGGGGAGGTGTTTCgcgggaggagggggagtgGTGAAGTG ATTTCGATCCGTTCTTCGACGAAGAAGCACTCGCCGCTGTATAACCTTCGCGTGCAGTATAAGACGCCGTCTGGGAAGGTTTTGGAGGATAAGGTGATCGAGACGCCATTTACGACGTGGTTTTCTGCGGATGGGGCGTTTCACCCTGAGCCGTTGCGGGAATGGCTTGCGGCTGAGATTGAGGTGTTGGGGCTTGCTGCGAAGGAGACGGTGAAGAAGACCGGGGGGGCTTCGAGCTCTGTGGCGCCGGAAGATGCGGGTGATGAGGGTGTTACGAAGAGGAGGTAG
- a CDS encoding MET18/MMS19 family protein (BUSCO:EOG09260SR2;~COG:K,L;~EggNog:ENOG410PIBN;~InterPro:IPR016024,IPR011989,IPR039920,IPR029240, IPR024687;~PFAM:PF12460,PF14500;~go_process: GO:0097428 - protein maturation by iron-sulfur cluster transfer [Evidence IEA]), which yields MSALQTFLLVVDHNKDEAKEIAERVAHDVETRKTTLIEVVQSLGEYINDEDPILRGKAVSYLTAVIKALSSKYLSRQQIQVLTTFFCDRIEDGGAVAGLETLQKLDRFHRELAEEVARATFGYQGLQSRSQSQRFQVYQLLNELMLNHRSALRDMGDDSIVGIVDLMTGEKDPRNLMLVFSILKVVMIEWDISNHAETLFDAVYNYFPITFRPPPNDPYGITAQDLKNRLQDCISSTRHFAPYAIPSLLDKLDSTSPNVKKDALNALIACIHTYDPDAVSRYSITIWETLKFEILNAQEEFLSDISLEALQGIAKRLSEGVTEASPQLPLAQYLRPIMKECNEQLREPQQKQAKPSQQILRYTSAASAVSFILTVQSVVAPLLTIYQEADGIVKQRALLETLVVLFDSAISVFGEWSAHGLDTILMNPLLEFKDQFSEIFGQALMGSAKEEVSFRVTALKGFLRLSTLRDFFQDNEIGLFVQYLDEILLAEESVGRDDLKKEAIAALAEISKYKPRLIMDITFPAFVATLPDADDETISNYLPTLEILAQISVEKDIFETLVRRLLSKLTILLQKEEPGSPAYPRAILLTILYVMDQRKMDQDPNLGLYYKKIVMGFCRSVAASASGKAANRILNDATVLDTLGRLCNLIVRSVSKEQQEEVAANVYTLFAPAEEFSPVPFAQSATEDHQRTMIISTYLLAGLSKDCTSIPYTNPNMSDLLSDLIQCSITSTEPATQIALLRHFSLLVNKFLSKTDLPLATEKFNTLLPFGTEFETLTPEVIKTTFWLSKALVLRLVPTTTTILTSLLSLLSSPDEQTSTTASRGFAILLSDDDVLSPTNGANIRLLSKQRVFTTVIPLIANKIRQVNIAGNTDSESSPAPSHIKPAHLTALSGILSTIPPTLVMPELPTLLPLLLQSLDLQTSDSHAVRAATLETLAVIIRDNGVSVVDECGHVQSLVTRLLNTAAYTAPSAKAAVNPSRLRTDALKCLYLLAQTPSPNAPAVARAGKLSPLLPVKAQVLRALKLVLDDPKRDVRKAAVDARGAWLRGVDDVEEDED from the exons ATGTCGGCCTTGCAGACATTTCTGCTGGTCGTTGACCATAATAAAGACGAAGCGAAGGAGATTGCTGAGCGGGTTGCTCATG ATGTCGAAACCCGGAAAACAACCCTTATCGAAGTCGTGCAGTCCCTGGGCGAGTACATCAACGACGAAGATCCGATTTTGCGGGGCAAAGCTGTCTCCTATCTCACGGCCGTGATCAAGGCGCTTTCTTCGAAGTACTTGTCGAGGCAACAGATTCAGGTCCTGACGACATTTTTTTGCGATCGCATTGAAGATGGAGGCGCTGTTGCTGGGTTGGAGACGTTGCAGAAGCTGGATCGGTTCCATAGGGAATTGGCAGAGGAGGTTGCGAGAGC GACGTTTGGGTACCAGGGTTTGCAATCGCGGTCTCAGTCGCAGAGGTTCCAAGTTTATCAGTTGCTGAATGAGTTGATGTTGAATCATCGTTCTGCACTGCGGGACATGGGTGACGATTCGATTGTTGGGATTGTGGACTTGATGACTGGCGAGAAGGATCCTCGCAATCTTATGCTTGTGTTCTCGATATTGAAGGTGGTGATGATTGAGTGGGATATTTCGAACCACGCCGAG ACTCTTTTCGATGCGGTGTACAATTACTTCCCGATCACTTTCAGACCTCCCCCGAATGACCCTTACGGTATCACCGCGCAGGACTTGAAGAACCGTCTGCAGGATTGTATCTCTTCGACGAGACATTTTGCACCATATGCTATTCCATCCCTGCTGGACAAGCTCGACTCAACCTCCCCGAATGTCAAGAAAGATGCGCTTAATGCACTGATCGCTTGTATACACACATACGATCCGGACGCTGTGTCGAGATACTCCATCACAATCTGGGAAACTTTGAAGTTCGAGATCCTCAATGCACAGGAGGAGTTCCTCTCCGACATCTCGCTCGAGGCTTTGCAGGGTATCGCTAAGCGACTCTCTGAAGGCGTCACCGAGGCGTCGCCACAATTGCCGCTTGCTCAGTACCTGAGACCAATTATGAAGGAATGCAACGAGCAGTTACGGGAGCCTCAGCAGAAGCAAGCGAAGCCTTCTCAGCAGATTTTGAGGTACACGTCTGCTGCGTCGGCCGTCTCATTTATCCTGACTGTGCAGAGTGTTGTTGCGCCGCTGTTGACGATTTACCAGGAGGCTGATGGGATCGTTAAACAGAGAGCTCTGTTGGAGACGTTGGTTGTTTTGTTCGATTCTGCCATCTCAGTTTTTGGAGAATGGTCAGCGCATGGTCTCGATACTATCCTTATGAATCCATTGCTAGAGTTCAAGGACCAGTTTTCTGAAATCTTCGGTCAGGCATTGATGGGATCTGCGAAGGAGGAAGTGTCTTTCCGTGTCACGGCGCTCAAGGGCTTCCTGCGTCTATCGACCCTGCGTGACTTCTTCCAGGACAACGAGATAGGGTTATTCGTCCAGTATCTCGATGAGATCCTGCTGGCGGAAGAGTCCGTGGGCCGGGATGATTTGAAAAAGGAGGCCATCGCGGCTCTTGCTGAGATCTCCAAGTACAAGCCGCGTCTGATTATGGATATAACTTTCCCTGCCTTTGTGGCAACGCTTCCGGACGCTGATGATGAAACAATCTCCAACTACTTGCCAACTCTCGAAATCCTCGCGCAGATTAGCGTGGAAAAAGATATTTTCGAGACATTGGTGCGTCGGTTGTTGAGCAAGTTGACTATCCTGCTGCAGAAGGAGGAGCCCGGGTCGCCTGCATACCCAAGAGCAATCCTCTTGACTATTCTCTATGTTATGGACCAGAGGAAGATGGACCAAGATCCAAACCTGGGACTCTACTATAAGAAGATCGTCATGGGCTTCTGCCGTAGCGTTGCAGCTTCAGCTTCTGGCAAGGCAGCGAACAGGATCCTGAATGATGCTACAGTGCTGGACACGCTTGGACGACTCTGCAACCTGATCGTGCGATCTGTTTCGAAAGAGCAGCAGGAAGAAGTTGCTGCCAACGTTTACACATTGTTCGCTCCTGCAGAGGAGTTCTCGCCGGTTCCTTTCGCGCAATCCGCTACTGAAGACCACCAGCGTACGATGATCATTTCGACATACCTCCTCGCAGGACTATCAAAGGACTGCACATCCATCCCCTACACCAACCCCAACATGTCCGATCTCCTCTCAGACCTAATCCAATGCTCCATCACCTCAACCGAGCCGGCAACACAAATCGCCCTTCTCCGGCACTTCTCCCTCCTCGTCAACAAATTCCTCTCCAAGACAGACCTCCCCCTCGCCACAGAAAAATTCAACACCCTCCTCCCTTTCGGAACAGAATTCGAAACCCTCACCCCCGAAGTCATCAAGACAACCTTCTGGCTCTCCAAAGCCCTCGTCCtccgcctcgtccccacaacaacaaccatcCTAACATCCCTgctctccctcctctcctcccccgACGAACAAACAAGCACAACCGCCTCCCGCGGCTTCGCCATCCTCCTCAGCGACGACGATGTCCTCTCCCCAACAAACGGTGCAAACATCCGCCTCCTATCTAAACAGCGCGTCTTCACCACCGTCATCCCCCTAATCGCGAATAAAATCCGACAGGTCAACATCGCCGGAAACACCGATTCTGAGTCCTCCCCAGCGCCATCGCACATCAAACCAGCACACTTAACCGCGCTTTCGGGTATCCTCTCAACTATCCCCCCGACCCTCGTCATGCCCGAACTACCCACTTtactccctctcctcctccaatCCCTCGACCTCCAAACAAGCGACTCCCACGCCGTCCGCGCAGCGACACTAGAAACACTGGCAGTAATCATCCGCGACAACGGCGTCTCCGTTGTTGATGAATGCGGACACGTCCAGAGTCTTGTCACCCGTCTGCTCAACACAGCGGCTTACACTGCACCTAGTGCGAAAGCAGCAGTGAACCCCTCGCGCCTCCGCACGGACGCCCTGAAATGTCTGTATTTGCTTGCGCAGACACCGAGCCCGAATGCGCCTGCTGTTGCGAGGGCGGGGAAGTTGTCGCCACTCTTGCCAGTTAAGGCGCAGGTGTTGAGGGCGTTGAAGTTGGTGCTTGATGATCCGAAGAGAGATGTTAGGAAGGCGGCTGTTGATGCTAGGGGGGCTTGGTTGAGGGgagttgatgatgttgaggaggatgaggattaA
- the MTD1 gene encoding methylenetetrahydrofolate dehydrogenase (NAD(+)) (BUSCO:EOG09263RW3;~COG:H;~EggNog:ENOG410PHTA;~InterPro:IPR020631,IPR000672,IPR036291,IPR020630;~PFAM:PF02882,PF00763;~go_function: GO:0004488 - methylenetetrahydrofolate dehydrogenase (NADP+) activity [Evidence IEA];~go_process: GO:0055114 - oxidation-reduction process [Evidence IEA]), which translates to MASQTQPPRCKVVLSKNIANGLLAEVQEGVTTLERAPHLVGFLANNDPAALMYAQWTEKTCQEHGFRYSLREVSRDNIEESILAANADREVDGIIIYYPIFNNRQDQYLQQIVDVHKDVEGLSHRYIFNMYQNVRFLDPETKRQKCILPCTPLAIIKILEYLNIYNTILPYGNRLFGHTICVVNRSEVVGRPLAALLANDGACVYSVDITGVQKFTREGLKKSTHDVVDMEGLSIKDVAPLCDVVITGVPGEKYKFDTSLLREGAVCVNFSSEKNFGPEVKERASIFVPSIGKVTIVVLLRNLLRLIQNRRLDDVKPAAATERPGTLEAA; encoded by the exons ATGGCTTCGCAGACCCAACCCCCCAGGTGCAAGGTTGTGCTATCCAAAAACATTGCGAACGGGCTGCTCGCGGAGGTTCAGGAGGGCGTTACTACGCTGGAAAGGGCACCTCATCTTGTCGGGTTTTTGGCCAACAATGACCCTGCTGCATTGATGTATGCTCAATGGACGGAGAAGACTTGTCAGGAGCA CGGCTTCCGCTACTCCCTCCGCGAAGTCTCGCGCGACAACATCGAAGAATCCATCCTCGCCGCCAATGCCGACCGCGAAGTCGACGGCATCATCATCTACTACCCCATCTTCAACAACCGCCAGGACCAATACCTGCAGCAGATCGTCGATGTGCACAAAGACGTCGAAGGCCTCAGCCACCGCTACATCTTCAACATGTACCAGAATGTGCGCTTTCTGGACCCCGAGACCAAGCGCCAAAAGTGCATCCTGCCCTGCACGCCGCTGGCCATAATTAAGATTCTCGAGTACCTCAACATCTACAACACGATTCTTCCCTACGGGAACAGGCTGTTTGGTCATACGATTTGCGTGGTGAATCGCTCTGAAGTAGTGGGAAGGCCGTTGGCGGCGCTGTTGGCGAATGATGGGGCTTGTGTTTATAGTGTGGATATTACGGGGGTGCAGAAGTTTACGAGGGAGGGATTGAAGAAGAGTACGCATGATGTTGTTGATATGGAGGGATTGTCGATCAAGGATGTAGCGCCGTTGTGTGATGTTGTTATTACTGGCGTGCCTGGGGAGAAGTACAAGTTTGACACTAGCTTGTTGCGTGAGGGAGCTGTCTGTGTCAACTTTTCGAGTGAGAAG AACTTCGGACCCGAGGTCAAGGAACGTGCCTCTATCTTCGTCCCCTCGATTGGGAAGGTGACTATCGTTGTCTTGCTCCGGAATCTCCTG AGACTCATCCAGAACCGGAGACTGGACGATGTGAAGCCCGCAGCCGCTACTGAGAGACCCGGTACCCTCGAGGCTGCGTAA
- the EMC3 gene encoding ER membrane complex subunit EMC3 (BUSCO:EOG0926431P;~COG:S;~EggNog:ENOG410PKAD;~InterPro:IPR008568,IPR002809;~PFAM:PF01956;~TransMembrane:3 (o16-34i129-150o181-200i);~go_component: GO:0016020 - membrane [Evidence IEA]): MALQGTEQTILRDPALFYWILIPITIVMILTGILRHYATILMNSPPKPPSTLAESRERYSIFRGVNLRSNGFVLPPESFEVRKSYLISAYKNGAFLKDPESRGQPPANPMTDPAGMDAMMGMMKGNMMMMIPQTLIMSWINAFFSGFVILKLPFPLTIRFKSMLQSGVMTRDLDVRWVSSLSWYFLNLFGLQSVFGFILGSDNAANHMASQMAGMNPTAGMNPFQPGQDPDKLYLNEAENLEVMEHFCIYDGIEERILHNLASK, translated from the exons ATGGCATTACAAGGGACTGAGCAGACGATCCTTCGGGATCCGGCTCTATT CTATTGGATTTTGATCCCAATTACCATTGTCATG ATACTAACAGGCATCCTCCGCCACTACGCCACCATCCTCATGAACTCACCCCCCAAACCCCCCTCCACCCTCGCCGAATCCCGCGAACGCTACTCCATCTTCCGCGGCGTTAACCTCCGCAGCAACGGCTTTGTCCTGCCCCCCGAGTCCTTCGAGGTGCGCAAAAGCTATCTTATCTCCGCGTATAAGAATGGCGCGTTTCTAAAGGACCCGGAGAGCCGGGGCCAGCCGCCTGCGAATCCGATGACGGATCCGGCGGGCATGGATGCTATGATGGGGATGATGAAAGGgaatatgatgatgatgatccCGCAGACGTTGATTATGAGTTGGATTAATGCGTTTTTCTCAGGATTTGTTATCT TGAAACTGCCGTTCCCGCTCACCATCCGTTTCAAGTCTATGCTGCAGTCTGGTGTTATGACCCGTGACCTGGATGTCAGGTGGGTGTCTAGTCTGTCGTGGTATTTCCTGAACTTGTTCGGTCTGCAGTCTGTTTTTGGGTTTATTCTTGGTAGTGATAATG CTGCGAACCACATGGCTTCGCAAATGGCTGGTATGAACCCTACCGCTGGCATGAATCCGTTCCAGCCCGGTCAGGATCCTGATAAATTGTACCTAAATGAGGCGGAGAACCTTGAGGTCATGGAGCACTTTTGCATTTACGATGGGATTGAGGAGAGAATTTTGCATAATCTTGCTTCGAAGTGA
- the ATP1 gene encoding F1F0 ATP synthase subunit alpha (COG:C;~EggNog:ENOG410Q7XU;~InterPro:IPR027417,IPR023366,IPR005294,IPR000793, IPR038376,IPR036121,IPR004100,IPR020003,IPR033732, IPR000194;~PFAM:PF00006,PF00306,PF02874;~go_component: GO:0045261 - proton-transporting ATP synthase complex, catalytic core F(1) [Evidence IEA];~go_function: GO:0005524 - ATP binding [Evidence IEA];~go_function: GO:0032559 - adenyl ribonucleotide binding [Evidence IEA];~go_function: GO:0046933 - proton-transporting ATP synthase activity, rotational mechanism [Evidence IEA];~go_process: GO:0015986 - ATP synthesis coupled proton transport [Evidence IEA];~go_process: GO:0046034 - ATP metabolic process [Evidence IEA];~go_process: GO:1902600 - proton transmembrane transport [Evidence IEA]), producing the protein MFRNALRQSSRAVAAASATGRIASARAAVPAVASQQFRNYAAEAKASPTEVSSLLEQRIRGVQEEANVAETGRVLSVGDGIARVHGMANVQAEELVEFASGVKGMCMNLEAGQVGVVLFGSDRLVKEGETVKRTGEIVEVPVGPELLGRVVDALGNPIDGKGPINTKAKSRAQLKAPGILPRQSVNQPVQTGLKCVDSMVPIGRGQRELIIGDRQTGKTAVALDAMLNQKRWNNSGDEKQKLYTIYVAVGQKRSTVAQLVKTLEENDAMKYSVVVAATASEAAPLQYIAPFTGCAMGEWFRDNGRHAVVTYDDLSKQAVAYRQMSLLLRRPPGREAYPGDVFYLHSRLLERSAKMNDTHGGGSLTALPVIETQGGDVSAYIPTNVISITDGQIFLESELFYKGVRPAINVGLSVSRVGSAAQVKAMKQVAGSLKLFLAQYREVAAFAQFGSDLDASTRQTLARGERLTELLKQKQYSPMAVSDMVPLIFAGVNGFLDSIPVGKILDWEANLLSTIKTNHPEITETIDKEGQVSKDLEAKLKEVIGNFNKSYNA; encoded by the exons ATGTTCAGAAACGCTCTGCGGCAATCCAGCCGCGCCGTCGCGGCTGCCTCTGCCACTGGCCGGATCGCTTCG GCTCGCGCTGCCGTCCCCGCCGTCGCCTCCCAGCAGTTCCGTAACTACGCTGCTGAGGCCAAGGCCTCGCCCACCGAGGTCTCTTCCCTCCTCGAGCAGAGAATCCGTGGTGTCCAGGAGGAGGCCAACGTCGCTGAGACCGGTCGTGTCCTCTCGGTCGG TGATGGTATCGCCCGTGTCCACGGTATGGCGAACGTCCAGGCCGAAGAGCTGGTCGA GTTCGCCTCTGGCGTCAAGGGCATGTGCATGAACTTGGAAGCTGGCCAAGTTGGTGTTGTCCTGTTCGGTTCCGACCGTCTGGTCAAGGAGGGTGAGACCGTCAAGCGTACCGGTGAGATT GTCGAAGTCCCCGTCGGCCCTGAGCTGCTCGGCCGTGTCGTCGACGCTCTCGGTAACCCCATTGACGGCAAGGGTCCCATCAACACCAAGGCCAAGAGCCGTGCTCAGCTCAAGGCCCCTGGTATCTTGCCCCGTCAATCCGTCAACCAGCCCGTCCAGACTGGTCTCAAGTGTGTCGACTCCATGGTGCCCATCGGCCGTGGTCAGCGTGAGTTGATCATTGGTGACCGTCAGACCGGTAAGACTGCCGTCGCTCTCGACGCCATGTTGAACCAGAAGCGTTGGAACAACTCCGGCGacgagaagcagaagctctaCACCATCTACGTCGCCGTCGGTCAGAAGCGTTCCACTGTTGCTCAGCTCGTCAAGACCCTTGAGGAGAACGACGCCATGAAGTACTCCGTCGTTGTTGCTGCCACCGCCTCCGAGGCTGCTCCTCTGCAGTACATTGCTCCTTTCACCGGTTGCGCCATGGGTGAGTGGTTCCGTGACAACGGCCGTCACGCCGTTGTCACCTACGATGACCTGTCCAAGCAGGCCGTCGCCTACCGTCAGATGTCTCTGCTGCTCCGTCGTCCCCCTGGTCGTGAGGCCTACCCCGGTGACGTTTTCTACCTCCACTCCCGTCTCCTGGAGCGTTCCGCCAAGATGAACGACACCCACGGTGGTGGCTCTCTCACTGCCCTCCCCGTCATTGAGACCCAGGGTGGTGATGTCTCCGCCTATATTCCCACCAACGTCATTTCCATCACCGACGGTCAGATTTTCTTGGAGTCCGAACTCTTCTACAAGGGTGTCCGTCCCGCCATTAACGTCGGTCTCTCCGTCTCCCGTGTCGGTTCCGCTGCCCAGGTCAAGGCCATGAAGCAGGTTGCCGGTTCCCTGAAGCTTTTCTTGGCTCAGTACCGTGAGGTTGCTGCTTTCGCCCAGTTCGGTTCCGACCTTGATGCTTCCACCCGCCAGACCCTTGCCCGTGGTGAGCGTCTGACTGAGCTGCTCAAGCAGAAGCAGTACTCCCCCATGGCCGTCTCGGACATGGTTCCTCTCATCTTCGCTGGTGTCAACGGTTTCCTTGATTCCATCCCCGTCGGCAAGATTCTCGACTGGGAGGCcaacctcctctccaccaTCAAGACCAACCACCCTGAGATCACCGAGACCATTGACAAGGAGGGTCAGGTCAGCAAGGACCTTGAGGCCAAGCTCAAGGAGGTCATTGGCAACTTCAACAAGTCCTACAACGCATAG